From the Mauremys reevesii isolate NIE-2019 unplaced genomic scaffold, ASM1616193v1 Contig96, whole genome shotgun sequence genome, one window contains:
- the LOC120395113 gene encoding heat shock protein 30C-like, with translation MFPLRVWQSCPVWLRSRAPVSSLLGPGPHSLWDQLVGDVQTHLDEMERMRRSLLLAYPLLCGEGEGSRTPRQSSQSLAEGAGKEPGSQAQGKETYQLSMDVSGFSPAELMVRVDGRKLTVTGKHEKKTESEAGVCSHEYREIRRETLLPEDVNVEAVLCSLSQDGQLCVEAPRLALPAAQGRDIPISVCQGVKAGEGNLPTEGKEPGSSEMETGGKSEVTSPRDS, from the coding sequence ATGTTCCCGCTCCGAGTGTGGCAGTCGTGCCCCGTGTGGCTTCGCAGCAGAGCCCCAGTGTCCAGCCTCCTGGGGCCGGGTCCCCACAGCCTCTGGGACCAGCTGGTGGGGGACGTGCAGACGCACCTGGACGAGATGGAGCGAATGAGACGCTCCCTCCTTCTGGCTTATCCCCTTCTCTGCGGGGAGGGCGAGGGGAGCAGAACCCCGAGGCAGAGCAGCCAGTCCCTGGCTGagggtgctgggaaggagcccgGGTCCCAGGCGCAGGGGAAGGAGACGTACCAGCTCTCCATGGACGTGAGCGGCTTCTCCCCAGCTGAGCTGATGGTGAGAGTGGACGGGAGGAAGCTGACGGTGACGGGGAAGCATGAGAAGAAAACGGAGTCGGAGGCTGGAGTCTGCTCCCACGAATACAGGGAGATCCGCAGAGAAACTCTCCTGCCGGAAGACGTGAACGTGGAGGCCgtgctctgctccctgtcccaggATGGGCAGCTCTGCGTCGAGGCGCCACGTCTGGCCCTGCCAGCGGCACAAGGCAGAGACATTCCCATCAGTGTCTGCCAGGGGGTGAAGGCAGGCGAAGGAAACTTGCCCACGGAGGGAAAGGAACCGGGGAGCAGCGAGATGGAGACAGGAGGAAAGAGTGAGGTGACCAGCCCCAGAGATTCCTGA
- the LOC120395122 gene encoding ubiquitin carboxyl-terminal hydrolase CYLD-like: protein MTTAVVPGSPLPSQGDGNVYYILTDDFPYGSKCFPSGSMCFLKERTYLHNIACGTTSTRYMRVTMLDDHSIATIEAEILQPVNEEEAVFLLAINNLNERLNCFLDRCSLEVAVKATVGQQVIVDLNQQLFTGTIRYIGKISKSPLSSPLCPSYFGVELQGDGEGRGHSDGTYNGSEYFKCKQNCGLFLPLNKIQFIPVLGSDPAREEPKPDVDEVVPVKAGDTIGFYLEDVFRQGIAMDVYKEGTQWLVKVCPEEEGPTDVFRDIPMDSVVKEGLLSPVFEPDVAPGSQRQLKRERSGSGEELESENQSLDVNSMVQIPLGKGNPVSGIIRWLGYLPGIKPKMAGVELDEEKGVTDGEWLGTRYFHCPPKRGLFVKLQSCQPDMRFQCVSSGLLDPSTCSRMDSPTVLANSPPLRNGTAVHVLQGRMRGIQGHCNSCYMDAALFSLFSCTSVLDSMLFKPSLPPNGHVQKILRDEIVNPLRRNGFVDASSVMHLRQQLTEKGQCSSFATSEKDPEEFLNLIMHHILGIEPLLKLQSGGQKEQECYCYQIFIDKQEGLVVPNVQQLVEHSFLSSNLKLVEIPSCFIIQMPRFGKEYKMFSKIIPSLELDITDLLLDSPRECFVCGDVATEECSECFKDKMFAVTGMKQYCKSCCRQAHSHYQRRAHRPTKLHVPEEFQSRSHMDSPRIPRERMELFAVLCIETSHYVSFVKYGPEKEDWLFFDSMADRHGDENGFNIPIVTLCPEVAKYLQLPVAALAMEQPRDMEGVAKRLFCDAYMYMYQSKKMALYK from the exons ATGACTACAGCAGTTGTACCAggcagccctctgccttcacaagGGGACGGAAACGTTTATTACATCTTGACAGATGATTTTCCATATGGCAGCAAGTGCTTTCCCTCCGGGAGCATGTGCTTCCTCAAAGAGAGGACGTATCTGCACAATATCGCCTGTGGCACGACTTCCACTCGCTACATGAGGGTCACCATGCTGGATGACCATTCCATAGCCACTATTGAGGCAGAAATTCTTCAACCCGTGAATGAGGAGGAAGCTGTTTTCCTTCTGGCCATCAACAACCTCAATGAGCGCTTGAACTGTTTCCTGGACCGGTGTAGCCTTGAAGTAGCAGTGAAGGCTACAGTGGGCCAACAGGTGATAGTGGATCTCAACCAACAACTGTTCACTGGCACCATCCGCTATATTGGGAAGATCAGCAAGAGCCCTTTGTCCTCCCCACTCTGTCCATCCTACTTTGGGGTGGAGTTACAG GGTGACGGTGAAGGCAGAGGCCACAGTGATGGCACCTATAACGGCTCTGAGTATTTCAAGTGTAAGCAGAACTGTGGACTCTTTCTGCCGCTTAACAAAATCCAGTTTATCCCGGTGCTGGGCAGTGACCCAGCGAGAGAGGAGCCCAAACCGGATGTGGACgaggttgttcctgtaaaagccgGGGACACAATTGGCTTCTACCTGGAAGACGTCTTCAGACAAGGCATAGCTATGGACGTGTACAAGGAGGGAACCCAGTGGCTTGTTAAAGTTTGCCCG GAAGAAGAAGGCccaacagatgttttcagagatatCCCTATGGACTCTGTGGTGAAGGAAGGGCTGCTCTCCCCAG TATTTGAGCCAGACGTGGCCCCGGGATCTCAGAGACAACTGAAGCGAGAGAGAAGCGGAAGTGGGGAGGAATTGGAAAGTGAAAACCAGTCCCTGGACGTGAACTCCATGGTACAGATCCCCTTAGGCAAGGGGAATCCAGTCTCTGGAATCATCCGCTGGTTGGGGTACCTGCCCGGTATTAAGCCCAAAATGGCAGGAGTTGAATTA GATGAAGAGAAGGGGGTCACAGATGGCGAATGGCTAGGCACGCGCTACTTCCACTGCCCCCCGAAGCGTGGCCTCTTTGTGAAGCTTCAGTCATGCCAGCCCGACATGCGCTTCCAGTGTGTGAGCAGTGGCCTCCTGGACCCCAGCACTTGCA GTAGGATGGATAGTCCTACGGTTCTGGCTAATTCTCCTCCTCTCAGGAATGGCACAGCCGTGCATGTTTTACAAGGGCGCATGAGAGGGATTCAAGGCCACTGCAACTCCTGCTACATGGATGCTGCCCTTTTCAG cctctTCTCCTGTACCTCTGTGCTGGACTCCATGCTTTTCaagccctccctcccacccaacgGGCACGTCCAGAAGATCCTCCGGGATGAGATTGTGAATCCCCTCCGACG GAATGGCTTTGTTGACGCTAGTAGCGTGATGCACCTAAGGCAGCAGTTGACGGAGAAGGGCCAGTGTTCGAGCTTTGCCACGTCTGAGAAAG ACCCCGAGGAGTTTCTCAATCTCATCATGCATCACATCCTGGGAATTGAGCCACTACTGAAACTGCA ATCTGGAGGCCAGAAGGAGCAGGAGTGTTACTGTTACCAGATATTCATAGACAAGCAAGAGGGGCTGGTCGTGCCAAACGTGCAGCAGCTAGTGGAACATTCCTTCCTGTCTTCCAATCTCAAGCTAGTGGAG ATCCCCTCCTGTTTCATTATCCAAATGCCACGGTTCGGGAAGGAATATAAAATGTTCAGCAaaatcattccctccctggagctGGACATCACCGACCTGCTGCTCGACA GTCCCCGGGAGTGCTTTGTGTGCGGGGACGTAGCCACCGAGGAGTGTTCTGAGTGCTTCAAAGACAAGATGTTTGCAGTTACGGGGATGAAGCAGTACTGCAAGTCCTGCTGCAGACAG GCTCATTCTCACTACCAGCGCAGAGCGCACAGGCCAACAAAACTGCATGTCCCTGAGGAGTTTCAGAGCAGGAGCCACATGGACAGCCCCCGAATCCCGCGGGAGAGGATGGAGCTCTTCGCAGTGCTCTGCATAGAGACCAGTCACTACGTCTCCTTTGTGAAGTACGGGCCGGAGAAAGAGGACTGGCTGTTCTTCGACAGCATGGCTGACAGGCACG GTGATGAGAATGGCTTCAACATTCCCATCGTAACGCTGTGCCCTGAAGTTGCCAAGTACTTGCAATTGCCAGTGGCAGCGCTGGCTATGGAGCAGCCCCGGGACATGGAAGGCGTGGCCAAACGCCTCTTCTGTGATGCCTACATGTACATGTACCAGAGCAAGAAGATGGCACTTTACAAATga
- the LOC120395114 gene encoding heat shock protein 30C-like has protein sequence MFPLRVWLRSRAPVSSLLGPGPHSLWDQLVGDMQTHLDEMERMRRSLLLAYPLLCGEGEGSRTLRQSSQSLAEGAGKEPGSQAQGKETYQLSMDVSGFSPAELMVRVDGRKLTVTGKHEKETESEAGVCSYEYREIRRETLLPEDVNVEAVLCSLSQDGQLCVEAPRLALPAAQGREIPISVCQGMKAGEGNLPTEGKELGSSEMETGGESEVTNP, from the coding sequence ATGTTCCCGCTCCGAGTGTGGCTTCGCAGCAGAGCCCCAGTGTCCAGCCTCCTGGGGCCGGGTCCCCACAGCCTCTGGGACCAGCTGGTGGGGGACATGCAGACGCACCTGGACGAGATGGAGCGAATGAGACGCTCCCTCCTTCTGGCTTATCCCCTTCTCTGCGGGGAGGGCGAGGGGAGCAGGACCCTGAGGCAGAGCAGCCAGTCCCTGGCTGagggtgctgggaaggagcccgGCTCCCAGGCGCAGGGGAAGGAGACGTACCAGCTCTCCATGGACGTGAGCGGCTTCTCCCCAGCTGAGCTGATGGTGAGAGTGGACGGGAGGAAGCTGACGGTGACGGGGAAGCATGAGAAGGAAACGGAGTCGGAGGCTGGAGTCTGCTCCTACGAGTACAGGGAGATCCGCAGAGAAACTCTCCTGCCGGAAGACGTGAACGTGGAGGCCgtgctctgctccctgtcccaggATGGGCAGCTCTGCGTCGAGGCCCCACGTCTGGCCCTGCCAGCTGCACAAGGGAGAGAGATTCCCATCAGCGTCTGCCAGGGGATGAAGGCAGGTGAAGGAAACCTGCCCACGGAGGGAAAGGAACTGGGGAGCAGCGAGATGGAGACAGGAGGAGAGAGTGAGGTGACCAACCCCTGA